A portion of the Podospora pseudoanserina strain CBS 124.78 chromosome 2, whole genome shotgun sequence genome contains these proteins:
- a CDS encoding hypothetical protein (EggNog:ENOG503NUKV; COG:Q) codes for MSQEWDVAPAAVVTDFVERCSQLHLPLVILSASCILLTWQLRKTSPAQQRTAQPPAKSVRGAFLTALEGFLLATTLSLNWEGLATSASASSRVGITFGSYLGGLYVLSLLPPTGLEHAGRVTRYHSAALYAILLLLSAVTSGADSIATNVSLSLLITALLSPRPHQKDGPLELDATGESQSSIFGLWSFAWLDGMLFKAWRTGSLQSRDVPEPALLSAADKLVIRTKLRRPSGSLVHSLLRYFGPQLAVQGVVAVAWAVLTFMPTLLLRSILQFVEGPTESSIEEAQGYVVLVFVTSVLASAAEARTIWLGQKIGLRLKTILIGEVYHKALRRPMAVGSSSGGPEGKTADIGTIMNLFTGDINQLADLGANMHQVWASVPVQIFMAVTLLCWTLGLSAFAGIVVMGLMVPVNSCIARSLGAIHMQVMAASDARIQSTTEMIRSIRVIKLTAWDSFFQQKIGDQRAAELKVLDTRYMLWTISATIWYGLPLLITFSSFFCYTIIGGNSLTPSLTFTSLSLFNLLKSPLDDLISIIGRVQNFLVAARRVEGFLDEEETEKHHVLGSHTGGQVEIGFEHATFSWPGQSKAADISSKDGKATENPKSFSLKNLNFKFKVGKLNIVIGATGSGKSSLLHALLGEMPLVSGNVRMPAAASRETLPKDEKTDLVEGVAFCAQEAWLTNNTVRNNILFGQPLIEERYRAVLQACALKPDLKILPQGDLTSVGEGGVSLSGGQKQRVSLARAVYSNARHLLLDDCLSAVDVHTASWVFERCITGRLMQGRTCILATHSVALTAPGADYILRIDNGTVVAAGSQQDLAVQGQLPELANGPGNHATPEEVPSDREADQKPVDEKKGKEGENSDSHATEPAGPNTRQTIIKYLASMGGRKYWISLVVFFVAQQVGSITVNWWVQRLSNATVEVQRREDNTIEESHSWRLKHYFVIYGLLLAVYFAVGFMRLYMLSIGSLTASVRIHDSLLKSILSAALKFFDDKSFGQLIGVFSGDMRTVDQDLAMLAIATLHFVGSLIATTILIVFITPQFSLPAILISLVYYFIAKVYISSSSDLKALESTRQSRVFQHFHETLSGTVTIRAYGAEREYLTQSSALLRKLNQPSFFLRATERWLVLRLSLTSAFVSLFAGSFSIRSNGDAGTIGLSMSYAIVFSEQVLWLIRYYMVTIQNMTALQRVCGCLDESTGAQEEKSTREPSKEWPSSGFVEYRTVSARYAAHLDPVLRNLSFQVRPLERVGIVGRTGAGKSSLALTLLRGLEIESGQILIDGLDTKTIDLHTLRSRLSYVPQDPTLFAGALRLNLDPYNEHTDEEVLDALKRVGLFDSSEGRGKFTDLSFTLAERGSNISQGQRQLVCIASSVLKGSKVVVLDEATASIDHESDIKIQACIRSMEATVITIAHRLRTVIDYDRILSLDAGCMKECDHSWELLQQKNGVFRGMCDAAVDREELFALSKAAWDSRHSA; via the exons ATGTCTCAGGAATGGGATGTAGCGCCTGCTGCAGTTGTGACAGACTTTGTCGAGCG CTGTTCTCAACTACACCTCCCTCTTGTCATTCTTTCAGCGTCTTGCATCTTGCTCACATGGCAATTGCGAAAAACATCACCCGCCCAACAACGTACCGCTCAACCCCCCGCCAAATCTGTCCGCGGTGCCTTTCTGACTGCCCTGGAAGGCTTCCTACTGGCGACGACCCTGTCGCTAAACTGGGAGGGCCTCGCTACAAGTGCGTCTGCTAGTTCCCGGGTCGGCATCACCTTCGGATCCTACCTAGGCGGATTGTATGTCTTGTCTCTGCTGCCGCCCACCGGCCTTGAGCATGCCGGAAGGGTTACTCGCTATCATTCGGCTGCACTCTATGCTATTCTCTTGCTCTTGTCCGCCGTAACCAGTGGTGCTGATTCCATCGCTACCAATGTATCATTATCTCTGCTCATCACTGCGTTGCTCTCGCCGCGCCCGCACCAGAAGGATGGCCCCCTTGAGCTGGACGCGACGGGTGAATCCCAGTCCAGCATTTTTGGTCTTTGGTCGTTTGCCTGGCTAGACGGCATGCTCTTCAAGGCCTGGCGCACTGGGAGTCTCCAGTCTCGAGACGTACCGGAGCCGGCTTTGCTCAGCGCTGCCGACAAGCTTGTGATTCGAACCAAGCTGAGGAG ACCCAGTGGGTCCCTTGTTCATAGCCTTCTACGATACTTCGGACCCCAGCTGGCAGTTCAGGGCGTTGTGGCGGTTGCTTGGGCAGTCCTGACCTTCATGCCCACTTTGTTGTTAAGGTCAATCCTTCAATTTGTCGAGGGGCCAACAGAGTCCTCCATCGAGGAAGCTCAGGGTTATGTGGTGCTCGTATTTGTCACCAGTGTTTTGGCATCCGCTGCTGAGGCTCGAACCATTTGGCTTGGCCAGAAGATTGGGCTCCGGCTGAAGACAATCCTGATCGGCGAGGTCTATCACAAAGCCCTGAGGCGGCCGATGGCCGTTGGATCCTCGAGCGGTGGGCCTGAAGGGAAAACGGCTGATATTGGCACCATCATGAACCTCTTCACCGGCGATATCAACCAACTTGCTGATTTGGGGGCAAACATGCATCAGGTCTGGGCCTCAGTCCCCGTTCAAATATTCATGGCTGTCACGCTGCTCTGCTGGACTTTGGGACTCAGCGCGTTTGCAGGAATTGTGGTGATGGGCCTGATGGTGCCTGTCAACTCATGCATCGCCCGAAGTTTGGGTGCCATCCATATGCAAGTCATGGCTGCATCAGATGCCAGAATTCAGAGCACTACCGAGATGATACGAAGTATTCGAGTGATCAAGCTCACTGCTTGGGACTCCTTTTTTCAGCAAAAGATAGGTGACCAACGGGCCGCCGAACTCAAGGTACTTGATACCCGTTATATGCTCTGGACGATCTCTGCAACAATATGGTACGGTCTGCCGTTGCTGAttaccttttcttctttcttttgttaCACAATAATCGGGGGAAATTCATTGACACCTTCACTTACCTTCACGTCACTAtctctcttcaacctcttgaAGTCGCCACTCGACGACTTGATCAGCATTATTGGACGTGTCCAGAATTTCCTTGTAGCCGCCAGGCGGGTGGAGGGTTtcttggatgaggaggaaacAGAGAAACATCACGTTCTTGGTTCTCACACTGGTGGCCAAGTGGAAATTGGCTTCGAGCACGCGACATTCTCCTGGCCAGGACAGAGCAAGGCGGCAGATATCTCATCAAAGGACGGCAAGGCAACAGAAAATCCCAAATCCTTCTCTCTGAAAAATCTGAACTTCAAATTCAAGGTCGGAAAGCTCAATATCGTCATTGGAGCTACCGGAAGCGGCAAGTCTTCACTCCTACACGCGCTATTGGGAGAGATGCCGCTTGTATCGGGAAATGTGAGGATGCCTGCCGCAGCTTCTCGCGAAACTCTACCTAAGGACGAGAAGACAGATTTGGTCGAGGGTGTAGCGTTTTGTGCTCAGGAGGCTTGGCTAACCAACAACACGGTGCgcaacaacatcctcttcGGTCAACCGCTTATTGAAGAGCGCTACAGGGCTGTCCTACAGGCCTGCGCTCTTAAGCCTGACCTGAAAATACTGCCTCAAGGTGATCTAACCtccgttggggagggaggcgtttCTCTCTCTGGTGGACAGAAACAGCGCGTCTCCCTCGCACGCGCTGTTTATTCCAATGCGCGCCatctgcttcttgatgacTGCTTgagtgctgttgatgttCACACCGCTTCCTGGGTCTTCGAAAGGTGCATTACAGGACGCTTGATGCAAGGACGTACGTGCATTCTGGCTACACACAGTGTAGCGCTTACAGCACCTGGCGCGGATTACATCCTCCGCATCGACAATGGTACCGTGGTTGCCGCGGGTTCGCAACAGGACTTGGCAGTTCAAGGTCAACTTCCGGAACTTGCAAATGGGCCGGGCAACCATGCCACGCCTGAGGAGGTACCGAGCGATCGGGAAGCGGATCAGAAGCCCGTGGACGAAAAGAAGGGCAAGGAAGGGGAAAATTCTGACTCGCATGCCACTGAACCTGCTGGGCCGAACACAAGACAGACCATCATCAAATATCTCGCTTCCATGGGCGGACGGAAATACTGGATCTCCCtggtcgtcttcttcgtgGCGCAACAGGTTGGTTCCATCACCGTGAACTGGTGGGTTCAACGACTCTCCAACGCAACGGTAGAAGTGCAACGCCGAGAAGATAATACAATCGAAGAGTCTCACTCATGGAGATTGAAGCACTACTTTGTGATCTAcggtcttcttcttgctgtcTATTTTGCAGTCGGCTTCATGAGACTGTACATGTTGTCCATCGGCTCGCTGACGGCCTCGGTACGCATCCACGATAGTCTTCTCAAGTCTATTCTGAGTGCGGCTCTCAAGTTTTTCGATGATAAATCATTTGGTCAGTTGATCGGAGTGTTCTCTGGGGACATGCGGACTGTTGATCAAGACTTGGCCATGCTCGCCATTGCCACCCTACATTTCGTAGGGTCACTTATTGCTACCACCATTCTCATCGTCTTCATTACTCCGCAGTTCTCCCTCCCAGCGATTCTCATCTCTCTTGTCTACTACTTTATTGCCAAGGTCTACATCTCCTCATCGAGCGACCTCAAAGCTCTTGAATCGACGCGCCAGTCTCGGGTTTTCCAGCATTTTCATGAGACGCTCTCGGGAACCGTCACTATCCGTGCCTACGGCGCAGAGAGGGAATATCTGACTCAAAGTTCAGCTCTTCTTCGGAAGTTAAACCAGCCTTCATTCTTCCTGCGGGCCACGGAAAGGTGGTTGGTTCTCCGGCTCAGTCTTACAAGTGCCTTTGTTTCCCTGTTTGCGGGCTCCTTTTCCATCAGGAGTAACGGGGATGCCGGCACTATTGGGCTCAGCATGTCATATGCCATTGTTTTCTCGGAACAGGTACTGTGGTTGATTCGATATTACATGGTGACTATCCAGAACATGACTGC TCTCCAGCGCGTTTGTGGCTGCTTGGATGAAAGTACCGGGGCACAAGAGGAAAAATCTACCAGGGAACCAAGCAAAGAATGGCCTTCGTCAGGCTTCGTAGAATACCGCACAGTCTCTGCTCGCTACGCAGCCCATCTAGACCCCGTACTTAGGAATCTTTCTTTCCAAGTCCGGCctttggagagggtgggcATCGTCGGCCGTACTGGTGCTGGAAAATCTAGTCTGGCACTCACTCTGCTGCGCGGCCTCGAGATCGAGAGCGGGCAGATTCTGATCGACGGGTTGGACACCAAAACGATCGATTTGCACACGCTGCGCAGCCGGCTATCCTACGTACCGCAAGACCCGACGCTCTTTGCTGGGGCGTTGCGTCTGAATCTCGACCCATACAACGAACACACAGACGAGGAGGTTCTCGATGCCTTGAAACGAGTTGGCTTGTTCGATTCAAGTGAAGGAAGAGGGAAGTTTACGGATTTATCCTTCACTCTTGCAGAAAGGGGCTCAAACATATCCCAGGGACAAAGGCAACTCGTGTGCATTGCAAGTTCTGTGCTGAAAGGCTCCAAGGTAGTCGTCCTGGACGAAGCGACAGCGTCGATTGACCATGAGTCGGATATCAAGATTCAGGCGTGTATCCGGAGCATGGAGGCCACTGTCATTACGATTGCACATCGTCTACGTACTGTCATCGACTATGATCGCATTCTGAGTCTGGACGCCGGGTGCATGAAGGAGTGCGACCATTCATGGGAGTTGCTTCAGCAGAAGAACGGCGTCTTCAGGGGGATGTGTGATGCGGCGGTGGACCGGGAAGAGTTGTTTGCACTTTCTAAGGCGGCATGGGATAGTAGGCATTCCGCCTGA
- a CDS encoding hypothetical protein (EggNog:ENOG503P6EW), whose protein sequence is MREMEFAGLQPQKLAPAGRPITVGLYDREWKWSSSYPQLSRCQRMAAPVRPDPQVQMLPSAAADRPFPIGAFARSSPSVLNSPNCPQNTADKASGTAPEDVFERKATDVTTHRSTPSARHFSNRARSISCWEGVTGPFCFNNKLYSPRYSQASSVDHSNQPAHIMASLTDNNNNNKPGLTVETTSMSRLSTKTSQETLTPEPFPTLTEKDTSASRLSDLSTPATTHRLNPFDTDIEAMITNENSHKRSAECTKGGTDCQVWPGQDHWKRKAKAAKKNRRACNCLAGLSKRNRILVKILLIFLIVGIAVGVGFGVSKPLGAGIWRSETQNS, encoded by the exons ATGCGGGAGATGGAGTTTGCAGGTTTGCAACCCCAGAAGCTAGCGCCAGCCGGTCGGCCAATCACAGTGGGGCTGTATGACCGAGAATGGAAGTGGAGCTCGAGCTATCCACAGCTTAGCAGGTGCCAGCGAATGGCAGCCCCGGTCAGGCCAGACCCCCAGGTCCAAATGCTGCCaagtgctgctgctgaccgCCCCTTTCCCATTGGTGCATTCGCCAGGAG CTCTCCCTCCGtcctcaacagccccaatTGCCCTCAAAACACCGCTGACAAGGCGAGTGGAACGGCCCCCGAGGACGTTTTTGAGAGGAAGGCGACGGATGTCACAACACACCGTTCGACACCATCTGCCAGACATTTCTCCAACCGAGCCCGCTCAATCTCCTGCTGGGAAGGGGTCACGGGCCCTTTTtgcttcaacaacaagctctATTCACCTCGGTATTCACAAGCATCGTCAGTCGACCATTCTAATC AACCAGCACACATCATGGCTTCTCTAACagataacaacaacaacaacaagccggGCTTGACCGTCGAGACGACGTCAATGTCCCGGCTGTCTACCAAGACTTCTCAAGAGACACTCACACCCGAACCATTCCCAACACTGACCGAGAAGGACACGTCAGCGTCGCGACTCTCGGACTTGTCTACACCAGCTACCACTCACCGATTAAACCCATTCGACACCGATATCGAGGCCATGATCACCAACGAGAACAGCCACAAAAGATCAGCCGAGTGCACAAAGGGAGGAACCGATTGCCAAGTTTGGCCCGGGCAAGATCACTGGAAGCGAAAAGCCAAGGCCGCCAAAAAGAATCGGCGCGCCTGCAACTGCCTCGCCGGCCTCAGCAAACGGAACCGAATTCTCGTCAAGATCCTactcatcttcctcatcgtcggCATTGCAGTCGGTGTAGGGTTTGGAGTCAGCAAGCCTCTCGGCGCGGGCATCTGGCGCAGCGAGACCCAGAATAGCTAA